From Vibrio tritonius, the proteins below share one genomic window:
- the phhA gene encoding phenylalanine 4-monooxygenase yields MSEYHSKPLDAFGNLAWDDDEHDVWQRLIERQSHCVEGRACKAYLQGLERLGLSHQYAPQLSDINPVLQETTGWQVTPVPALINFERFFTLLAHKQFPIATFLRRKEDLDYLQEPDFFHEVFGHCAMLTNPKFAQLTHLFGQLGLAMPESDRVYLARLYWFTVEFGLIKEEDEFRIFGGGILSSPGETLRALESAEVRREPFHLLNVLRTSYRIDEMQPLYYYLNDFSQLFRLLSDDLSSNIEQAKSLGMLTVSDLIKENENVT; encoded by the coding sequence ATGAGCGAATACCATTCAAAACCGCTTGATGCCTTTGGTAACTTAGCGTGGGATGACGACGAACACGATGTTTGGCAACGTTTAATCGAACGCCAGTCACATTGCGTTGAAGGGCGTGCCTGTAAGGCATACTTACAGGGATTAGAAAGGCTTGGATTGTCGCACCAATATGCACCTCAACTTAGTGATATTAACCCAGTGCTACAGGAAACAACGGGTTGGCAAGTCACACCTGTACCTGCACTGATTAACTTCGAGCGTTTTTTTACGCTACTGGCACATAAACAGTTTCCTATTGCGACATTCTTACGTCGCAAGGAAGATCTCGATTACTTGCAAGAACCCGACTTTTTTCATGAGGTGTTCGGCCATTGCGCTATGCTCACCAATCCTAAATTTGCACAGCTAACGCATTTGTTTGGTCAGTTAGGTTTAGCGATGCCAGAATCAGATCGAGTTTATCTCGCTAGGCTATACTGGTTTACGGTGGAGTTCGGTTTGATAAAAGAAGAAGATGAATTTCGGATTTTTGGCGGCGGCATTCTTTCTTCCCCAGGTGAAACACTACGGGCTCTGGAAAGTGCTGAAGTACGTCGTGAGCCATTCCATCTACTCAACGTACTGAGAACATCCTATCGAATTGATGAGATGCAACCTTTGTATTACTACCTCAATGATTTTTCACAATTATTTCGACTGTTGAGTGACGATTTGTCATCCAATATAGAGCAAGCAAAATCACTGGGTATGTTGACAGTGAGTGACTTAATCAAGGAGAACGAAAAT